CATAATCGTTTGATAATTTTGGCAGGATTACCAGCAACAACAGTAAAAGGTTCTACATCTTGTGTCACCACCGAACCTGCTCCAATAATTGCTCCTTTCCCAATCGTAACCCTTTTAAGAATCGCAACATTAAATCCAATCCAAACATGATCTTCTATCACCACTGGTGCAGATTTTATATCAAGATATTTAGCATCCTTAATCAGATTATTTAAAATGACGACTTCCACAAATTATTTCTGTCTTAAAACATAATTTAATGAATGAGCATCGGTATCATAAATATTGACATCATCGGCAATTATAACTTCATTGCCAATTTTGATAGAATTTGCTGATCTAATTCCAGTTTTCTCACCAATATAACAATTTTTACCGATTTCTATTTTTCCACCATGAGTAAATAAAAACAATTCACCTAATATTATGGTATTTTCTCCGATAGTAATTAAACTTTTATCTCCCCTATAATTTTCACACTTTCCGATAAATTTGACTGAACTGTGAAACGTGGCATTTTCAGAAAGTTGTTGACGTTTTTCGATCCGTTCTTGTTCTTCTAAGAATTTTGAAATTAATAAATATAATTGATGTTTTAAGTTAAACATAAGATTGATTTCGTGGAATTTATGATCTGGATTTTTGAATTTAGGGGTGTGATAAAATCGACATTTATTGTGTTAAAAACCCACTTTTAGTAAAATATTCAAAATAAGTTTTTAACAATCTGTCATCAATTTTGGGAAAATTAAAGGCTGTACCCTTTAACCCCATTACCGTATTTTGAGCATCAAACTGGGGGGGATAACCTGCGGATAAATTTTCATCTGAAAAATTATCTAACACCGGAGATAAAGCATTATCTGTATTAATTTTACATTGTTCTGTTAAATGCGATCGCCATTTTTCCAAGGAAACACACTGCAACGGATAACCCATTTCCCGAACACAATCAAATAACTCACGATTTAAGGTTGGGTGAGAATTCAACAAATGAAATGCTTTCCCTAA
This portion of the Microcystis aeruginosa NIES-2549 genome encodes:
- a CDS encoding acyltransferase, yielding MFNLKHQLYLLISKFLEEQERIEKRQQLSENATFHSSVKFIGKCENYRGDKSLITIGENTIILGELFLFTHGGKIEIGKNCYIGEKTGIRSANSIKIGNEVIIADDVNIYDTDAHSLNYVLRQK